A window of the Streptomyces sp. NBC_00454 genome harbors these coding sequences:
- a CDS encoding sugar phosphate nucleotidyltransferase, with amino-acid sequence MTEAILLVGGQGTRLRPVTVNTPKPMVPTAGVPFLAHQIARAAAAGVTHIVMATCYLAEVFEPYFGDGSDFGVHLEYVVEDEPLGTGGAIRNAARLLTGGPDSSVLVFNGDILTGLDIAGLVESHKAADADVSLHLVRVEDPRAFGLVPTDADGRVLAFTEKPQTPEEIITDQINAGCYVFRRSVIDSIPADRAVSVERETFPGLLASGATLHGVTENTYWMDLGKPEAIIQASADLVRGVVSSPAVPGRRGEFLVLPGAQVATGAKLSGGTVVGAGARVEAGAVLQGCIVLEDAVVGPDAQLSASLIGAGASVGARTVLDAVVIGDGAVVGADNELRAGARVWCGAQLPAASIRFSPDA; translated from the coding sequence ATGACGGAAGCGATCCTGCTGGTCGGCGGGCAGGGGACGCGACTGCGCCCCGTCACGGTGAACACGCCGAAGCCGATGGTCCCCACGGCAGGCGTTCCCTTCCTCGCCCACCAGATAGCGCGCGCCGCCGCCGCCGGTGTCACCCACATCGTGATGGCCACCTGCTACCTGGCCGAGGTCTTCGAGCCCTACTTCGGCGACGGATCCGACTTCGGCGTCCACCTGGAGTACGTGGTCGAGGACGAGCCCCTGGGCACCGGCGGAGCCATCCGCAACGCGGCCCGGCTGCTCACCGGCGGACCGGACTCCTCCGTCCTCGTCTTCAACGGAGACATCCTCACCGGCCTGGACATCGCCGGTCTCGTCGAATCCCACAAGGCGGCCGACGCCGACGTCTCCCTGCACCTGGTGCGGGTCGAGGACCCGCGCGCCTTCGGCCTGGTCCCCACCGACGCCGACGGGCGGGTGCTGGCCTTCACCGAGAAGCCGCAGACCCCGGAAGAGATCATCACCGACCAGATCAACGCCGGCTGCTACGTCTTCCGCCGCAGCGTGATCGATTCCATCCCGGCCGACCGGGCCGTCTCCGTCGAGCGCGAGACCTTCCCCGGCCTGCTGGCCTCCGGGGCCACCCTGCACGGAGTCACCGAGAACACGTACTGGATGGACCTCGGCAAGCCGGAGGCGATCATCCAGGCCTCCGCCGACCTGGTCCGCGGAGTCGTCTCCTCCCCGGCCGTCCCCGGACGGCGCGGCGAGTTCCTGGTGCTGCCCGGAGCGCAGGTCGCGACCGGGGCCAAGCTGTCCGGAGGAACCGTCGTGGGCGCCGGCGCCCGCGTCGAGGCGGGCGCGGTCCTCCAGGGCTGCATCGTGCTGGAGGACGCCGTCGTGGGCCCCGACGCGCAGCTGAGCGCCAGCCTGATCGGCGCCGGCGCCTCGGTGGGCGCGCGGACCGTGCTGGACGCCGTGGTCATCGGCGACGGCGCCGTAGTGGGGGCCGACAACGAGCTCCGTGCGGGCGCCCGGGTCTGGTGCGGGGCGCAGCTGCCCGCCGCGTCGATCCGCTTCTCCCCGGACGCCTGA
- a CDS encoding acyl-CoA dehydrogenase family protein, with protein MAGSADFDLYRPAEEHDMLRESVRALAEAKIMPFAAAVDEESRFPQEALDALVASDLHAVHVPETYGGAGADALATVIVIEEVARVCASSSLIPAVNKLGSLPVILSGSEELKAKYLGPLAKGDAMFSYALSEPDAGSDAAGMKTRAVRDGDFWVLNGVKRWITNAGVSEYYTVMAVTDPEKRSKGISAFVVEKSDEGVSFGAPEKKLGIKGSPTREVYLDNVRIPADRMIGAEGTGFATAMKTLDHTRITIAAQALGIAQGALDYAKGYVQERKQFGKPIGDFQGVQFMLADMAMKIEAARQLTYAAAARSERVSGGGPHEDLTFFGAAAKCFASDVAMEVTTDAVQLLGGYGYTRDYPVERMMRDAKITQIYEGTNQVQRIVMARNLP; from the coding sequence TTGGCGGGTTCTGCCGACTTCGACCTGTACCGCCCGGCCGAGGAGCACGACATGCTCCGCGAGTCCGTCCGCGCGCTCGCCGAGGCGAAGATCATGCCCTTCGCAGCGGCGGTCGACGAGGAGTCCCGTTTCCCGCAGGAAGCCCTCGACGCGCTCGTGGCCAGCGACCTGCACGCCGTGCACGTGCCCGAGACCTACGGCGGCGCGGGCGCCGACGCCCTCGCCACCGTGATCGTCATCGAGGAAGTGGCCCGCGTCTGCGCCTCCTCCTCCCTGATCCCGGCCGTCAACAAGCTCGGCTCGCTCCCGGTGATCCTCTCCGGATCCGAAGAGCTCAAGGCCAAGTACCTCGGCCCGCTGGCCAAGGGCGACGCGATGTTCTCGTACGCGCTCTCCGAGCCCGACGCGGGCTCCGACGCGGCCGGCATGAAGACCCGCGCGGTGCGCGACGGGGACTTCTGGGTCCTCAACGGCGTCAAGCGCTGGATCACCAACGCGGGCGTCTCCGAGTACTACACGGTCATGGCCGTCACGGACCCGGAGAAGCGCTCCAAGGGCATCTCCGCCTTCGTGGTCGAGAAGTCCGACGAGGGCGTCTCCTTCGGCGCCCCGGAGAAGAAGCTCGGCATCAAGGGCTCCCCGACGCGCGAGGTCTACCTCGACAACGTGCGCATCCCGGCGGACCGCATGATCGGCGCCGAGGGCACCGGCTTCGCCACCGCGATGAAGACCCTGGACCACACCCGCATCACCATCGCGGCCCAGGCCCTCGGCATCGCCCAGGGCGCCCTGGACTACGCCAAGGGCTACGTCCAGGAGCGCAAGCAGTTCGGCAAGCCGATCGGCGACTTCCAGGGCGTGCAGTTCATGCTCGCGGACATGGCCATGAAGATCGAGGCCGCCCGCCAGCTGACCTACGCGGCCGCCGCCCGCTCGGAGCGCGTCTCCGGCGGAGGCCCCCACGAGGACCTCACCTTCTTCGGCGCCGCCGCCAAGTGCTTCGCCTCGGACGTGGCCATGGAGGTCACCACCGACGCCGTCCAGCTGCTCGGCGGCTACGGCTACACGCGGGACTACCCGGTGGAGCGCATGATGCGCGACGCGAAGATCACGCAGATCTACGAGGGCACCAACCAGGTCCAGCGGATCGTAATGGCACGGAACCTGCCGTAA
- a CDS encoding UDP-glucose/GDP-mannose dehydrogenase family protein — protein MAPLKITVIGTGYLGATHAAAMAELGFDVLGLDVVPEKIEVLASGRVPMYEPGLEELLAAHVAGLPGSTGRLRFTTSYEELGAFDADVHFVCVNTPQKHGEYACDMSYVDSAVESLAPHLTRPALVVGKSTVPVGSAERLAAKLTALAPAGEEIELAWNPEFLREGYAVQDTLHPDRIVIGVRAGADGERAEKLLREVYATPLGEGTPLVVTDFPTAELVKTAANSFLATKISFINAMAEICEAGGGDVVKLAEAIGHDERIGKKFLRAGIGFGGGCLPKDIRAFMARAGELGVDQALTFLREVDSINMRRRGHMVELAREAVGGSFLGKRVAVLGATFKPDSDDVRDSPALNVAGQIHLQGGQVTVYDPKGMDNARRVFPTLSYADSAIAAARGAEVVLHLTEWSEFRDLDPAALGEAVTDRLILDGRNALDPELWRAAGWTYRAMGRPRA, from the coding sequence ATGGCCCCCCTGAAGATCACAGTGATCGGCACCGGATACCTCGGCGCGACCCACGCCGCGGCGATGGCGGAACTGGGCTTCGACGTGCTCGGGCTGGACGTGGTCCCCGAGAAGATCGAGGTGCTGGCCTCCGGCCGCGTACCGATGTACGAGCCGGGACTGGAGGAGCTGCTGGCCGCCCACGTGGCCGGACTGCCCGGCTCCACGGGCCGGCTGCGCTTCACCACCTCCTACGAGGAGCTCGGCGCCTTCGACGCCGACGTCCACTTCGTCTGCGTGAACACCCCGCAGAAGCACGGCGAGTACGCCTGCGACATGAGCTACGTCGACTCCGCCGTGGAATCGCTCGCCCCGCACCTGACCCGGCCCGCCCTGGTCGTCGGCAAGTCCACCGTGCCCGTCGGCTCCGCCGAGCGCCTCGCCGCGAAGCTGACCGCGCTCGCCCCGGCCGGCGAGGAGATCGAACTCGCCTGGAACCCGGAGTTCCTGCGCGAGGGCTATGCCGTCCAGGACACCCTGCACCCCGACCGGATCGTCATCGGCGTCCGCGCCGGAGCCGACGGCGAGCGCGCCGAGAAGCTCCTGCGGGAGGTCTACGCGACCCCCCTGGGCGAGGGCACCCCGCTGGTCGTCACCGACTTCCCCACCGCCGAACTCGTCAAGACGGCCGCCAACTCCTTCCTCGCCACGAAGATCTCCTTCATCAACGCGATGGCCGAGATCTGCGAGGCGGGCGGCGGCGACGTGGTGAAGCTGGCCGAGGCCATCGGCCACGACGAGCGCATCGGAAAGAAGTTCCTGCGCGCCGGCATCGGCTTCGGCGGCGGCTGCCTGCCCAAGGACATCCGGGCGTTCATGGCACGGGCCGGAGAACTCGGCGTCGACCAGGCCCTGACCTTCCTGCGCGAGGTCGACTCCATCAACATGCGCCGCCGCGGGCACATGGTCGAGCTGGCCCGCGAGGCCGTCGGCGGCTCGTTCCTCGGCAAGCGGGTCGCGGTGCTCGGCGCCACCTTCAAGCCGGACTCCGACGACGTCCGCGACTCCCCCGCCCTGAACGTGGCCGGGCAGATCCACCTCCAGGGCGGCCAGGTCACCGTCTACGACCCCAAGGGCATGGACAACGCCCGCCGGGTCTTCCCCACCCTGAGCTACGCCGACTCCGCGATCGCCGCGGCCCGCGGCGCCGAGGTGGTCCTCCACCTCACCGAGTGGAGCGAGTTCCGCGACCTCGACCCCGCCGCCCTGGGCGAGGCCGTCACCGACCGCCTCATCCTCGACGGCCGCAACGCGCTGGACCCCGAGCTCTGGCGCGCGGCCGGCTGGACCTACCGCGCCATGGGGCGCCCCCGCGCTTGA
- a CDS encoding glycosyltransferase 87 family protein, which translates to MTSTSTRSAVRPTAGAPGAAPRAGRGRIDSALRTRRGHLAMAGFWLATRTLMVVLLVVNLHGTSSVRVEITQTYNNWYDVLVTGTMPHNDVMWQYPPAAAAVFLSPDLLPFFSYFQAFVALTVVCDALIAVGLVRAARRPDGSMAGAVLWLTSLPLLLSLPFGRYDLQVTLLAVGSLLCLRFRRKLGGVLAGIGALVKVWPLLTLIGTPRGRTTRDAVVSAVAAAAALLAVLALFFRDTLGFLGNQGNRGIQVESLGGSALMFGKLVGAWSGKTEIRYGAYEYLGPYVSSVAMLSVALTVTGFGWLLLWRVKARRWSTATPLDAALCAILVFTITSRVLSPQYLIWLVGLAAVCLTCRHTTQRPVAWLIVASTALSTVIYPLTYGSQILPGTVVGTVLLCLRNGLLAWAAVLSCKRLWKASVTRLPEPGPKAVTPAPAAAKAGVPARV; encoded by the coding sequence ATGACCAGTACCAGCACGAGAAGCGCTGTCCGCCCCACCGCAGGCGCGCCGGGGGCGGCCCCGCGTGCCGGTCGGGGACGCATCGACTCAGCCCTGCGGACCCGCCGGGGCCACCTGGCCATGGCGGGATTCTGGCTGGCCACCCGGACCCTGATGGTGGTCCTCCTGGTGGTGAACCTGCACGGCACCTCCTCGGTGCGCGTGGAGATCACCCAGACCTACAACAACTGGTACGACGTCCTCGTCACGGGGACGATGCCGCACAACGACGTCATGTGGCAGTACCCGCCGGCCGCGGCGGCCGTTTTCCTCTCGCCCGACCTGCTCCCCTTCTTCAGCTACTTCCAGGCCTTCGTCGCGCTGACGGTCGTCTGCGACGCCCTGATCGCCGTCGGCCTGGTCCGCGCCGCCCGGCGCCCCGACGGCAGCATGGCCGGCGCCGTGCTGTGGCTGACCTCGCTGCCGCTGCTGCTGTCGCTGCCCTTCGGGCGCTACGACCTCCAGGTCACCCTGCTCGCCGTCGGCTCGCTGCTGTGCCTGCGCTTCCGCCGCAAGCTCGGCGGCGTACTGGCCGGCATCGGCGCCCTGGTGAAGGTGTGGCCGCTGCTCACGCTGATCGGCACCCCGCGCGGGCGCACCACCCGTGACGCGGTGGTCTCCGCCGTGGCGGCCGCCGCCGCACTGCTCGCCGTCCTCGCGCTGTTCTTCCGCGACACCCTCGGGTTCCTGGGCAACCAGGGCAACCGCGGCATCCAGGTCGAGTCCCTCGGCGGATCCGCCCTGATGTTCGGCAAGCTCGTCGGCGCCTGGTCGGGGAAGACCGAGATCCGCTACGGCGCCTACGAGTACCTGGGCCCGTACGTCTCCAGCGTGGCCATGCTCTCCGTCGCGCTGACCGTCACCGGCTTCGGCTGGCTGCTGCTGTGGCGGGTCAAGGCCCGCCGCTGGTCGACCGCGACCCCGCTGGACGCCGCGCTCTGCGCCATCCTGGTGTTCACCATCACCAGCCGGGTCCTCAGCCCGCAGTACCTGATCTGGCTGGTCGGGCTCGCCGCGGTCTGCCTGACCTGCCGGCACACCACGCAGCGCCCGGTCGCCTGGCTGATCGTCGCCTCCACCGCGCTCAGCACCGTGATCTATCCGCTGACCTACGGCTCGCAGATCCTGCCGGGCACCGTCGTCGGCACCGTCCTGCTGTGCCTGCGCAACGGACTGCTGGCCTGGGCCGCCGTCCTGTCCTGCAAGCGGCTGTGGAAGGCCTCCGTCACCCGCCTCCCGGAGCCCGGGCCGAAGGCCGTGACCCCGGCCCCGGCCGCGGCCAAGGCGGGGGTTCCGGCGCGGGTCTAG
- a CDS encoding membrane dipeptidase, producing MADLQDEPHASPVTPVGPGSLGAEDTPASLMPSALERAAALLSVHPVADGCNTLVWTLRQSPYHDIDTPDTGVDTDIPRLRAGGVGAQFWSLLVPPGKERAPRGTQAPDQVVSDTLEQIDVALALMRRYPDSLCLALNADDLADARNRGRIASFLGPVTGRTLSDSLGALRAFHALGVRILAPAGASWAVEGLTAFGHEVVKETNRLAMLLDLTGCPPAAACQLAAASKSPVIISHTAAAALNPHPDNVTDEVLLALRAANGLAMVTFDTALTGDSLHAVADHVDHVRAVAGPHCVGLGAGFGAEPGIPRPMGLTDPSGYPRLIAELLERGWPETDLALLTWGNAQRVVRDAEFTARAAQHRRTCS from the coding sequence ATGGCCGACCTGCAGGATGAACCGCACGCGAGCCCGGTGACCCCCGTGGGCCCGGGCTCCCTCGGAGCCGAGGACACCCCCGCCTCCCTCATGCCGAGCGCCCTGGAACGGGCTGCCGCGCTGTTGTCCGTCCATCCCGTCGCGGACGGGTGCAACACCCTCGTCTGGACCTTGCGCCAGAGCCCGTACCACGACATCGACACCCCCGACACGGGTGTGGACACCGACATCCCGCGGCTGCGCGCCGGGGGAGTGGGCGCCCAGTTCTGGTCGCTGCTCGTGCCGCCGGGCAAGGAGCGCGCGCCGCGCGGGACGCAGGCCCCCGACCAGGTGGTGTCCGACACCCTCGAACAGATCGACGTGGCGCTCGCCCTGATGCGCCGCTACCCCGACAGCCTCTGCCTCGCGCTGAACGCCGACGACCTGGCCGATGCCCGCAACCGCGGCCGCATCGCCTCGTTCCTGGGCCCGGTGACCGGCCGTACGCTGAGCGACTCGCTCGGCGCGCTGCGCGCCTTCCACGCACTGGGCGTACGGATCCTCGCGCCGGCCGGAGCGTCGTGGGCCGTGGAGGGGCTGACGGCCTTCGGCCACGAGGTGGTCAAGGAGACGAACCGGCTGGCGATGCTGCTGGACCTCACGGGCTGCCCGCCCGCGGCGGCCTGCCAGCTCGCCGCGGCCTCCAAATCGCCGGTGATCATTTCGCACACGGCGGCGGCCGCGCTCAATCCGCACCCGGACAACGTGACGGACGAGGTACTGCTCGCGCTGCGCGCGGCGAACGGTCTGGCGATGGTCACCTTCGACACCGCGCTCACCGGGGACTCCCTGCACGCGGTGGCGGACCACGTCGATCACGTACGGGCCGTCGCGGGCCCGCACTGCGTGGGCCTGGGCGCCGGCTTCGGCGCCGAGCCGGGCATCCCGCGGCCGATGGGCCTGACCGATCCCTCGGGCTATCCGCGGCTGATCGCGGAACTGCTGGAGCGGGGCTGGCCCGAGACCGATCTGGCGCTGCTGACCTGGGGCAATGCCCAGCGGGTGGTGCGCGACGCGGAGTTCACCGCCCGCGCCGCGCAGCACCGTAGAACATGCTCGTGA
- a CDS encoding dipeptidase — protein sequence MDRLAQARELLSEYPVVDGHNDLPWALRNQVRYDLDRRDIAADQSAFLHTDIPRLRAGGVGAQFWSVYVRSDYAGDEAVSATLEQIDVVDQLIARYPRDLVRALTADDMEAARAQGRIASLMGAEGGHSINNSLATLRALHRLGVRYMTLTHNDTIDWADSATDEPRHGGLSGFGREVVREMNRVGMLVDLSHVAATTMRDALEVSVAPVVFSHSSARAVCDHVRNVPDDVLALLPANGGVAMATFVPKFILPAAVEWTLAADENLRAHGFHALDTTPEAMVLHRAFEEARPRPVATAATVADHLDHMREVAGVDHVGIGGDFDGTAFTPSGLDDVAGYPNLIAELLTRGWSKADLAKLTWSNAVRVLRDAEAVAREESASRGPSNAVLTAP from the coding sequence ATGGACCGCCTGGCGCAGGCGCGCGAGCTGCTCAGCGAGTACCCGGTGGTCGACGGGCACAACGACCTGCCGTGGGCGCTGCGCAACCAGGTCCGCTACGACCTGGACCGGCGGGACATCGCCGCCGACCAGTCCGCGTTCCTGCACACCGACATCCCCCGGCTGCGGGCCGGCGGGGTCGGCGCGCAGTTCTGGTCGGTCTACGTGCGCTCCGACTACGCGGGCGACGAGGCGGTCAGCGCCACCCTGGAGCAGATCGACGTCGTCGACCAGCTGATCGCGCGCTACCCGCGCGATCTGGTGCGGGCGCTGACGGCCGACGACATGGAGGCGGCCCGAGCGCAGGGCCGGATCGCTTCGCTGATGGGCGCCGAGGGCGGGCACTCCATCAACAACTCGCTCGCCACCCTGCGCGCGCTGCACCGGCTCGGCGTGCGGTACATGACGCTGACGCACAACGACACCATCGACTGGGCGGATTCGGCGACCGACGAGCCCCGGCACGGCGGTCTGAGCGGGTTCGGCCGCGAGGTCGTCCGCGAGATGAACCGCGTGGGCATGCTCGTCGACCTCTCGCACGTCGCCGCGACGACGATGCGCGACGCCCTCGAGGTCTCGGTGGCGCCCGTGGTGTTCTCGCACTCCTCGGCCCGCGCGGTCTGCGACCACGTGCGCAACGTCCCCGACGACGTGCTGGCGCTGCTGCCGGCCAACGGCGGGGTCGCGATGGCCACCTTCGTGCCGAAGTTCATCCTGCCGGCGGCCGTCGAGTGGACCCTGGCGGCCGACGAGAACCTGCGCGCGCACGGGTTCCACGCCCTCGACACCACCCCCGAGGCGATGGTCCTGCACCGGGCCTTCGAGGAGGCGCGCCCGCGCCCGGTGGCCACGGCCGCCACGGTCGCCGACCACCTGGACCACATGCGCGAGGTGGCCGGGGTCGACCACGTCGGCATCGGCGGGGACTTCGACGGCACCGCCTTCACCCCGTCCGGGCTCGATGACGTGGCCGGGTACCCGAACCTGATCGCCGAGCTGCTGACCCGCGGCTGGTCCAAGGCCGACCTGGCCAAGCTGACCTGGTCGAACGCGGTACGGGTCCTGCGCGACGCCGAAGCGGTGGCGCGCGAGGAATCGGCCTCCCGCGGGCCGTCCAACGCGGTGCTCACGGCTCCGTAG
- the purE gene encoding 5-(carboxyamino)imidazole ribonucleotide mutase codes for MSTSAAAPVIGIVMGSDSDWPVMEAAAKALDEFEIPYEVDVVSAHRMPREMIAYGEQAAGRGLKAIIAGAGGAAHLPGMLASVTPLPVIGVPVPLKYLDGMDSLMSIVQMPAGVPVATVSIAGARNAGLLAVRMLAAHDPELLGRMTDFLQELNDQATEKGKRLRTKIAGQESFGFGR; via the coding sequence ATGAGCACCTCCGCAGCAGCTCCCGTCATCGGCATCGTCATGGGGTCGGACTCCGACTGGCCCGTCATGGAGGCCGCCGCCAAGGCCCTCGACGAGTTCGAGATCCCCTACGAGGTGGACGTGGTCTCCGCCCACCGGATGCCGCGCGAGATGATCGCGTACGGGGAGCAGGCCGCCGGGCGCGGTCTGAAGGCGATCATCGCGGGTGCGGGCGGCGCCGCCCACCTGCCCGGCATGCTCGCCTCCGTCACCCCGCTGCCGGTCATCGGCGTGCCCGTCCCGCTGAAGTACCTCGACGGCATGGACTCGCTCATGTCGATCGTCCAGATGCCCGCCGGGGTTCCCGTCGCCACCGTCTCGATCGCCGGTGCCCGCAACGCCGGGCTGCTCGCCGTACGGATGCTGGCCGCGCACGATCCGGAGCTGCTGGGCCGGATGACCGACTTCCTGCAGGAGCTGAACGACCAGGCCACCGAGAAGGGCAAGCGGCTGCGTACGAAGATCGCGGGCCAGGAGTCTTTCGGGTTCGGAAGGTGA
- a CDS encoding 5-(carboxyamino)imidazole ribonucleotide synthase, translating to MVGGGQLARMTHEAGIPLGIRFKILSDTPQDSAAQVVSDVVIGDYRDLETLRAFARGCDVITFDHEHVPIEHLRALESDGIPVRPGPDALVHAADKGVMRAKLDEIGAPSPRHRIVSDPADAAAFAQEVGGFPVILKTVRGGYDGKGVWFVRTQEDAEAPFKAGVPVLAEEKVDYVRELAANIVRSPHGQAVAYPVVESVQVDGVCDTVIAPAPNLSKELAGEAQALALRIAKELGVTGHLAVELFETTDGRILVNELAMRPHNSGHWTQDGAITSQFANHVRAVLDLPLGDPRPRARWTVMANVLGGDYPDMYAAYLHCMAHDPQLKIHMYGKDVKHGRKVGHVNTYGDDLDDVLERARHAAGYLRGSITE from the coding sequence ATGGTCGGCGGCGGACAGCTCGCCCGCATGACCCACGAGGCGGGTATCCCCCTCGGCATCAGATTCAAGATCCTCAGTGACACCCCACAGGACTCGGCGGCCCAGGTCGTGAGCGATGTCGTCATCGGCGACTATCGCGACCTGGAGACGTTGCGCGCCTTCGCGCGCGGCTGTGACGTGATCACTTTCGACCACGAACACGTACCCATCGAGCACCTGCGGGCCCTGGAATCGGACGGCATCCCCGTCCGGCCGGGGCCCGACGCATTGGTGCACGCCGCCGACAAGGGGGTGATGCGCGCCAAGCTCGACGAGATCGGCGCGCCCAGCCCCCGCCACCGGATCGTGAGCGATCCGGCGGACGCGGCGGCCTTCGCCCAGGAGGTCGGCGGTTTCCCCGTCATCCTCAAGACGGTGCGCGGCGGGTACGACGGCAAGGGCGTGTGGTTCGTCCGCACGCAGGAAGACGCCGAGGCCCCGTTCAAGGCGGGCGTCCCGGTCCTGGCCGAGGAGAAGGTGGACTACGTCCGCGAGCTCGCGGCCAACATCGTCCGCTCCCCGCACGGCCAGGCGGTGGCCTACCCGGTCGTGGAGTCCGTCCAGGTGGACGGGGTCTGCGACACGGTGATCGCCCCCGCCCCGAACCTCTCCAAGGAGCTGGCCGGCGAGGCCCAGGCCCTGGCCCTGCGCATCGCCAAGGAACTCGGGGTCACCGGCCACCTGGCCGTGGAGCTCTTCGAGACCACCGACGGCCGCATCCTGGTCAACGAACTGGCCATGCGCCCGCACAACAGCGGCCACTGGACCCAGGACGGTGCCATCACCTCCCAGTTCGCCAACCACGTCCGCGCCGTCCTGGACCTCCCCCTGGGCGACCCGCGCCCCCGGGCCCGCTGGACGGTCATGGCGAACGTGCTGGGCGGGGACTACCCCGACATGTACGCGGCGTACCTGCACTGCATGGCGCACGATCCCCAGCTGAAGATCCACATGTACGGCAAGGACGTGAAACACGGCCGCAAGGTCGGCCACGTCAACACCTACGGCGACGACCTTGACGATGTGCTGGAGCGCGCACGTCACGCAGCCGGCTATCTCAGAGGATCCATCACCGAATGA
- a CDS encoding GtrA family protein, producing the protein MSKPESSSVLDRVRSLVREVARFGAVGGLGVLVNLGVFNLIRSLTDLQVVRASVIATLVAIGTNYLGFRYFAYRDRAERTGSGRTRELGLFVAFSAIGLVIENGILFAATYGFHWDGPLASNFFKFAGIGLGTVFRFWSYRTWVFKALPAAAPVSLVVEQRDGQAEVAEVPARTPETAAN; encoded by the coding sequence ATGAGCAAGCCGGAAAGCAGTTCCGTCCTCGACCGCGTGCGCTCGCTCGTACGCGAGGTCGCCCGGTTCGGGGCTGTCGGCGGGCTCGGCGTCCTGGTCAACCTGGGTGTCTTCAACCTGATCCGCAGCCTCACCGACCTCCAGGTGGTGCGCGCGAGCGTGATAGCCACACTGGTGGCCATCGGCACGAACTACCTGGGCTTCCGCTACTTCGCCTACCGGGACCGTGCCGAGCGCACCGGGTCCGGGCGCACCCGGGAGCTGGGCCTGTTCGTCGCGTTCAGCGCGATCGGCCTGGTCATAGAGAACGGCATCCTGTTCGCGGCCACCTACGGCTTCCACTGGGACGGGCCGCTGGCCTCGAACTTCTTCAAGTTCGCGGGCATCGGCCTCGGCACCGTGTTCCGTTTCTGGTCCTACCGAACCTGGGTCTTCAAGGCCCTGCCCGCGGCGGCGCCGGTCTCGCTGGTCGTCGAGCAGCGGGACGGGCAGGCCGAGGTGGCCGAGGTCCCGGCGCGGACGCCGGAGACCGCCGCGAATTGA
- a CDS encoding ATP-binding protein, whose protein sequence is MRRRLINSTLAVVLVVIAVFGISLVIVETRTITSSAQDRIESEALRMVGMVGSDVLEKKPVDADALATQLDAGRYARITIPGQPVVEVGQRPVDSVIRGTARGDQGEVVVVEESRSTVTKEVGRTLAVVGAVALLAVVAAVLLAVRQANRLASPLTDLAETAERLGSGDPRPRHKRYGVPELDRVADVLDSSAERIGRMLTAERRLAADASHQLRTPLTALSMRLEEITVTDDLETVREEATIALTQVERLTDVVERLLTNSRDPRTGSAVPFDLDEVVKQQVEEWRPAYRSAGRAIVRSGKTGMRAVGTPGAVSQVLATLVENSLMHGGGTVALRTRVIGNQAVLEVTDEGPGVPPDLGNRIFERAISGRNSTGIGLAVARDLAEADGGRLELLQTQPPVFALFLSQTAPERTIEPPQTVR, encoded by the coding sequence ATGCGCCGCCGCCTGATCAACTCCACGCTCGCCGTGGTGCTCGTCGTCATCGCCGTCTTCGGCATCTCCCTCGTCATCGTGGAGACCCGGACCATCACCAGCAGCGCCCAGGACCGCATCGAATCCGAGGCGCTGCGGATGGTCGGCATGGTCGGCAGCGACGTCCTGGAGAAGAAGCCCGTCGACGCCGACGCGCTCGCCACGCAGCTCGACGCCGGCCGGTACGCCCGGATCACGATCCCGGGCCAGCCGGTCGTCGAGGTCGGACAGCGCCCCGTCGACAGCGTCATCCGGGGCACCGCCCGCGGGGACCAGGGCGAGGTCGTCGTCGTGGAGGAGTCCCGCTCCACGGTCACCAAGGAGGTCGGGCGGACCCTGGCCGTGGTGGGCGCGGTGGCCCTGCTCGCCGTCGTGGCGGCCGTCCTGCTCGCCGTACGCCAGGCCAACCGGCTGGCCTCCCCCCTCACCGACCTCGCCGAGACGGCCGAGCGCCTCGGATCGGGCGACCCACGCCCCCGGCACAAGCGGTACGGGGTCCCCGAGCTGGACCGGGTCGCGGACGTACTGGACTCCAGCGCCGAGCGGATCGGGCGGATGCTGACCGCCGAGCGGCGCCTCGCCGCGGACGCCTCGCACCAGCTGAGGACCCCGCTGACGGCCCTGTCGATGCGGCTGGAGGAGATCACGGTCACCGACGACCTGGAGACCGTGCGGGAAGAGGCGACCATCGCCCTCACCCAGGTGGAGCGGCTCACGGACGTGGTGGAGCGGCTGCTGACCAACTCCAGGGACCCCCGCACCGGCTCCGCCGTCCCCTTCGACCTCGACGAGGTCGTCAAACAGCAGGTGGAGGAGTGGCGCCCGGCCTACCGCAGCGCCGGACGGGCCATCGTGCGCTCCGGGAAGACCGGCATGCGGGCCGTGGGCACCCCGGGCGCGGTCTCGCAGGTCCTGGCGACCCTGGTCGAGAACTCCCTCATGCACGGAGGCGGCACCGTGGCCCTGCGGACCCGCGTGATCGGCAACCAGGCGGTCCTGGAGGTCACGGACGAGGGACCGGGGGTCCCGCCGGACCTCGGCAACCGGATCTTCGAGCGGGCCATCAGCGGCCGCAACTCCACCGGGATCGGCCTCGCCGTGGCCCGGGACCTCGCGGAGGCGGACGGCGGACGCCTGGAACTGCTCCAGACCCAGCCGCCGGTGTTCGCCCTGTTCCTCAGCCAGACCGCGCCGGAACGCACCATCGAACCGCCGCAGACGGTCCGCTGA